In a single window of the Thiohalophilus sp. genome:
- a CDS encoding RNA polymerase sigma factor encodes MNGSSRQSAFDTAARELASPILHFIERSVGNRAVAEELQQETLLRMYKGLSSFAGRSSVKTWAFSIARRVVADYLRHPDRERSIVALDETEEPIDPEREIDQRLVESEMNECIRAVIETLPESYRSALLLHDLEGLSAVQTADVCECSVATAKIRIHRARHKLKDALAKQCDFYHDKESVFRCDRKA; translated from the coding sequence TTGAACGGATCTTCAAGACAATCGGCGTTCGACACCGCCGCTCGCGAATTGGCATCGCCGATCCTGCACTTTATCGAACGGAGTGTGGGAAACCGGGCGGTGGCAGAGGAACTGCAGCAGGAGACTCTGTTACGCATGTACAAGGGTTTATCATCGTTCGCCGGGCGATCATCGGTCAAGACCTGGGCATTTTCCATTGCCCGCCGCGTCGTGGCCGATTACCTGCGGCATCCCGATCGGGAAAGGAGCATCGTCGCGCTGGACGAAACCGAGGAACCCATCGATCCCGAACGCGAGATTGACCAGCGTTTGGTCGAGAGCGAGATGAACGAATGCATACGCGCCGTCATCGAAACCCTGCCGGAGTCATACCGCTCCGCCCTGCTCCTTCATGATCTCGAAGGGCTCTCGGCCGTCCAGACAGCCGATGTATGCGAATGTTCGGTGGCGACTGCGAAGATCAGGATTCACCGTGCACGTCATAAGCTCAAGGATGCGCTGGCAAAGCAGTGCGATTTTTATCACGACAAGGAAAGCGTCTTTCGGTGCGATCGCAAGGCGTGA
- a CDS encoding ATP-binding protein: MASSEQLKALLLSHMAGDDERFLSIAMQVAAHEARIGHGKLALELRDIVEKAKQQAKKSTVPVSIAKGLKDASGLLYATTPQVRLTDLVTTDVVLAKLKRVIREQRHLGKLKSHGLAPRRKLLLVGPPGTGKTFTASVMAGELGYPLFQVRLDAVITKFMGESSAKLRQVFDAIREVRGVYFFDEFDALGTQRATPNDVGEARRILNSFLQMIEQDDSNSVIVCATNHPHILDYALFRRFDDVIQYHLPGKDEIISLLKRRLSPYVAKGFPWTELSEKSKGLSSAEVTLVAEDAIKELLIHEHERITEATVECAIQDRRGMSHERHK, encoded by the coding sequence ATGGCTAGCTCAGAACAATTGAAAGCATTACTGCTCTCCCACATGGCGGGGGACGATGAACGCTTTTTGTCCATCGCCATGCAGGTGGCTGCCCATGAGGCCCGAATCGGGCATGGCAAGCTCGCGCTGGAGTTGCGGGATATTGTTGAGAAGGCGAAGCAACAAGCCAAAAAATCCACGGTGCCTGTGTCTATCGCCAAAGGTCTCAAAGATGCCTCTGGGCTGCTTTATGCGACTACGCCGCAGGTGCGACTCACTGATCTGGTTACGACCGACGTGGTGCTGGCAAAGCTAAAGCGCGTTATTCGTGAGCAACGCCACCTGGGTAAGCTCAAGAGTCATGGGCTCGCGCCACGCCGCAAGCTGTTATTGGTTGGCCCGCCTGGCACTGGCAAGACATTCACCGCTTCGGTAATGGCCGGTGAGCTGGGTTACCCTCTGTTTCAGGTGCGTCTAGATGCGGTTATCACTAAATTCATGGGCGAGTCATCAGCGAAATTGCGACAGGTCTTCGATGCTATTCGCGAGGTGCGAGGCGTATATTTCTTTGACGAGTTTGACGCACTGGGTACGCAACGGGCTACACCGAATGATGTCGGCGAAGCGCGTCGCATCCTTAACAGCTTTCTGCAGATGATCGAGCAGGATGATTCCAATAGCGTGATTGTTTGTGCGACCAATCATCCGCACATACTGGATTACGCCTTGTTCCGGCGTTTTGATGATGTAATTCAGTACCATCTTCCTGGTAAGGACGAGATTATCAGCTTGCTCAAGCGCCGGCTCTCGCCTTATGTGGCAAAAGGATTCCCCTGGACGGAACTGTCTGAGAAGTCGAAGGGTTTGAGCAGTGCCGAGGTCACACTCGTGGCAGAGGATGCGATCAAAGAGCTTCTTATTCACGAACATGAGCGGATAACTGAGGCGACGGTTGAGTGCGCCATTCAAGACCGGCGCGGAATGAGCCACGAAAGACACAAATAG
- a CDS encoding carboxymuconolactone decarboxylase family protein — MSDLTTRESELVALGAALGSNCVPCIEYHIPQARKVGLTDQEIHSAIQLADKVRQVPANKVLEAARSLLPPATDNQNASSNESEAPDASGGCGCS; from the coding sequence ATGAGCGATCTAACCACCCGCGAAAGCGAACTCGTTGCCCTTGGAGCCGCTTTGGGAAGCAATTGTGTGCCGTGCATCGAATACCACATTCCACAGGCGCGCAAAGTCGGTCTCACCGATCAGGAGATTCACTCTGCAATACAGCTTGCTGACAAGGTCAGGCAGGTTCCGGCCAATAAAGTGCTCGAGGCAGCGCGTAGCCTACTGCCCCCTGCGACAGACAATCAGAATGCTTCATCGAACGAATCGGAGGCACCCGACGCGAGTGGCGGCTGCGGGTGTTCCTGA
- a CDS encoding S8 family peptidase, with product MSEKKDVKPHIYLGSTGKPEPFTSPSTGGGAKPDIPPRNRQQHGSELIGQLRTVEQQQAGLRQEADQYELESVIGIQVEFESFPGIELAVESLADARQKIELLNVIPRDNKIFATIFVPEGKLSSIEAKLRAYLEEKRDAAGRPRDNRKLIDAIQSFRTAALEALWTDDRDQLPDNPEETFWWEVWLPVRRDRNAVLHDFQRLAKAAKITVSEQVLEFPERSVLLAKGNRHQFSRSGLLLNSISELRRAKETAAFFDELSPEEQQEWAADLRGRLVQPLDAELAPYVCLLDTGTNIGHPLLEPFNDSADQLTIDADWTGADDHGHGTGMAGLAAWGDLTQPLEDMAAVEIKHRLESVKVLRYPHDNEGKHLGVVTADGVATPEIQNPLRTRVFSMALSATDTRDRGRPSAWSAALDSLAVDYLGENQTPRLFTISAGNSGDDLMAMAGYPDYNLLRDIHDPGQAWNALTVGGYTEKDNIVESDCVAYTPLAPAGGLSPFSTTSVTWHNSTPIKPEVVFEAGNVGKDTISCASIPSLSLLTTHHQPVQRLFSTFHATSAATALASRFAANIYAQYPTLWPETVRALMVHSAEWTGTMVAQFSQGTTDRQRAQHRVRSVGYGVPYLERALWSANNSLALIVEDKLQPFGKFDGKIKTRDMHLHDLPWPKDALQDLGETAVEMTVTLSYFIEPNPSSRIVSGKYSYQSHGLRFDVKRQLESVYDFRKRINRQARDEEEGTTKAPADPDWLLGSQFRHKGSIHKDVWKGKAVDLAERGQIAVYPAMGWWRTRAGLGRYDKEARYALVVTISVPDVDVDIYSAISALVTAEQILVEGV from the coding sequence GTGTCTGAAAAAAAGGATGTAAAACCCCATATCTATTTAGGCTCCACCGGCAAGCCAGAACCTTTCACTTCGCCGTCGACAGGTGGCGGCGCCAAACCGGATATCCCGCCACGCAATCGTCAACAGCATGGCAGCGAACTCATTGGCCAGTTGCGCACGGTTGAACAACAGCAGGCCGGCCTCCGTCAAGAAGCGGATCAGTACGAGCTGGAATCTGTTATAGGCATCCAGGTTGAGTTCGAGAGTTTTCCAGGGATTGAACTTGCCGTGGAGAGTCTTGCCGATGCCCGGCAGAAAATCGAGTTGCTGAATGTCATCCCCCGGGACAACAAAATATTCGCCACCATCTTTGTGCCCGAAGGCAAGCTATCGTCCATTGAGGCAAAGTTGCGGGCCTATCTGGAAGAGAAGAGAGACGCCGCGGGGCGTCCACGTGACAATCGCAAGCTGATTGATGCGATACAGTCATTTCGCACGGCGGCGCTGGAAGCGCTGTGGACAGACGATCGGGATCAGCTACCTGATAATCCTGAAGAGACGTTCTGGTGGGAGGTGTGGTTACCCGTGCGCCGTGATCGGAATGCCGTGCTGCATGATTTTCAACGCTTGGCCAAAGCGGCGAAAATCACTGTTTCGGAACAGGTTCTGGAATTTCCCGAACGCTCCGTCCTGCTGGCCAAGGGTAATAGGCACCAGTTCTCCCGTAGCGGTTTGTTGCTGAACAGTATTTCCGAACTGCGCAGGGCAAAGGAAACGGCGGCCTTCTTCGACGAGTTATCGCCAGAGGAACAGCAGGAATGGGCGGCGGATTTACGCGGTCGCTTGGTTCAGCCGCTGGATGCCGAGCTTGCTCCCTACGTTTGCCTATTGGATACCGGTACAAATATTGGGCACCCCCTGCTGGAACCCTTCAACGACTCGGCCGATCAGTTGACGATTGATGCCGATTGGACGGGTGCAGATGATCACGGACATGGCACCGGTATGGCAGGGCTTGCTGCCTGGGGTGATCTGACCCAACCACTTGAGGATATGGCGGCAGTCGAGATCAAGCACCGACTGGAATCGGTAAAGGTCTTGCGTTATCCCCATGATAATGAAGGCAAGCACCTGGGGGTTGTGACGGCTGATGGCGTAGCGACGCCGGAGATACAAAACCCGCTTCGTACCCGCGTATTTTCTATGGCGCTTTCGGCCACTGATACCCGCGACCGTGGCAGGCCTTCTGCATGGTCGGCCGCACTGGACAGTCTGGCGGTGGATTACTTGGGTGAGAATCAGACGCCCAGGCTATTTACGATCTCGGCAGGTAATTCGGGTGATGATCTGATGGCGATGGCCGGATATCCGGATTACAACCTGCTACGGGATATTCATGATCCTGGACAGGCGTGGAATGCATTGACTGTGGGGGGGTATACGGAGAAGGACAACATTGTCGAATCGGACTGCGTTGCCTATACACCACTCGCGCCTGCGGGTGGATTATCACCTTTTAGCACCACCTCGGTTACCTGGCACAACTCGACACCGATCAAACCGGAAGTTGTGTTTGAAGCTGGTAACGTCGGCAAGGATACGATTAGCTGCGCGTCAATTCCCAGCTTGAGTTTATTGACGACGCATCATCAGCCTGTGCAGCGCTTGTTTTCCACATTTCACGCGACCAGTGCGGCGACGGCATTGGCAAGCCGCTTTGCGGCTAATATCTATGCGCAGTATCCAACTCTATGGCCGGAAACCGTCAGAGCGTTGATGGTTCATTCCGCAGAATGGACGGGCACCATGGTGGCGCAATTCTCCCAAGGGACCACCGATAGGCAACGCGCACAACACAGGGTTCGTTCTGTTGGTTATGGGGTACCTTATTTAGAGCGTGCACTGTGGAGCGCCAATAATTCGTTGGCATTAATCGTCGAAGACAAATTGCAGCCTTTCGGTAAGTTTGATGGCAAGATTAAAACGCGTGATATGCATCTGCATGATCTTCCCTGGCCGAAAGACGCACTGCAGGACCTGGGCGAGACTGCGGTTGAAATGACCGTCACGCTTTCATATTTCATTGAACCGAACCCATCAAGCCGTATTGTCAGCGGCAAATATAGTTACCAAAGTCATGGGCTGCGCTTTGATGTAAAGCGACAGCTTGAGTCAGTCTATGACTTCAGAAAACGCATTAACAGACAGGCGCGGGATGAAGAGGAAGGCACGACAAAAGCACCGGCCGATCCGGATTGGTTGCTTGGTTCGCAGTTTAGGCACAAAGGTTCTATTCATAAAGATGTCTGGAAGGGGAAGGCGGTGGATCTTGCGGAGCGAGGACAGATTGCCGTCTACCCTGCCATGGGCTGGTGGCGGACAAGAGCAGGGCTCGGCCGGTATGACAAAGAGGCTCGCTACGCGTTGGTAGTCACCATTTCCGTTCCGGATGTCGATGTTGATATCTATAGTGCGATATCTGCTTTGGTCACGGCTGAGCAAATTCTTGTCGAAGGAGTTTAA
- a CDS encoding class I SAM-dependent DNA methyltransferase produces the protein MSVTTVIKSIQDIMRKDAGVDGDAQRIGQLGWMLFLKIFDDQEQELEVTQDGYKSPIPEKLRWRNWAADPEGITGEKLQKFINEDLFPTLKELSTKKGGKSPRGLVVQRVFEDAFNYMKNGTLVRQVVNKLNEIDFNRSSDRHTFNDIYEKLLKDLQSAGNAGEFYTPRAVTQFMVDMVDPKLNEHVLDPACGTGGFLTCAIEHKRSKYVRNVEDRDTLQSSFHGIEKKQLPHMLCTTNMLLHGIEVPEQIRHDNALGRPLKDYGPQDRVDVIITNPPFGGMEEDGIEQNFPSSFRTRETADLFLVLIMRLLKDHGRAAIVLPDGFLFGEGIKTRVKEKLLEECNLHTIVRLPNSVFAPYTSIKTNLLFFEKGKPTKDIWYYEHRLPEGYKAYNKTRPMRVEEFEVVKKWWGGKTRKKREESEQAWCVDIKDIVANNYNLDIKNPHVGEQVSHDPNELLQQYAKQQNEISDLRNQLKEILQEALHRDEA, from the coding sequence ATGTCAGTTACAACCGTAATCAAATCCATCCAGGACATCATGCGTAAAGACGCCGGTGTCGACGGCGACGCGCAGCGCATCGGGCAACTCGGGTGGATGCTGTTTCTCAAAATCTTCGATGATCAGGAACAAGAGCTGGAAGTCACCCAAGATGGCTACAAATCACCCATCCCCGAGAAACTTCGTTGGCGAAACTGGGCTGCCGATCCGGAGGGCATCACCGGTGAAAAACTCCAGAAGTTCATCAACGAGGACCTGTTTCCGACCCTGAAAGAGCTCTCAACCAAAAAGGGCGGGAAAAGCCCGCGCGGTCTGGTGGTGCAGCGCGTCTTCGAGGATGCATTCAACTACATGAAAAACGGCACCCTGGTACGGCAGGTGGTCAACAAGCTCAACGAGATCGACTTCAATCGCTCCTCGGACCGCCATACCTTCAACGACATCTACGAGAAACTGCTCAAAGATCTGCAAAGTGCGGGCAACGCCGGCGAATTCTACACACCCCGTGCCGTCACGCAGTTTATGGTCGACATGGTCGATCCCAAACTCAATGAACACGTCCTCGACCCCGCCTGTGGCACCGGTGGCTTTTTGACCTGTGCTATCGAGCACAAGCGGAGCAAATACGTCAGAAACGTCGAAGATCGCGATACCCTGCAAAGCTCATTTCACGGCATCGAAAAGAAGCAACTGCCGCACATGCTCTGCACCACCAACATGCTTCTCCACGGTATCGAAGTCCCAGAGCAAATCCGCCACGATAATGCCCTGGGCAGGCCACTCAAGGACTACGGCCCCCAGGATCGTGTCGATGTGATCATAACCAACCCGCCCTTTGGTGGCATGGAAGAAGACGGTATCGAACAAAACTTCCCCTCCAGTTTCCGCACCCGGGAAACTGCCGATCTGTTCCTGGTGCTTATCATGCGCCTACTTAAAGACCATGGCCGCGCCGCCATCGTCTTACCTGATGGCTTTCTATTTGGCGAAGGCATAAAAACTCGCGTCAAAGAGAAACTGCTGGAAGAATGCAACCTGCACACGATCGTGCGCTTGCCTAACTCGGTATTCGCGCCCTACACCAGCATCAAGACGAACCTGCTGTTTTTTGAAAAAGGCAAGCCCACCAAAGACATCTGGTACTACGAACACCGGCTCCCTGAAGGCTACAAAGCCTACAACAAAACAAGACCCATGCGTGTTGAAGAATTTGAAGTTGTCAAAAAATGGTGGGGCGGAAAAACGCGGAAAAAACGGGAAGAGTCTGAGCAAGCCTGGTGTGTCGATATCAAAGACATCGTTGCCAATAACTACAACCTCGACATCAAAAACCCCCACGTCGGCGAACAGGTCAGCCACGACCCCAACGAACTGTTGCAGCAATATGCAAAGCAGCAAAACGAGATCAGCGACCTGCGCAACCAGCTCAAGGAAATCCTGCAGGAAGCATTACATCGGGATGAGGCGTGA
- a CDS encoding Fic family protein, with amino-acid sequence MSTALAPLPLIHSAELESRAVLRLAARAHRALAELKGSVAVIPNESILIDTLALQEAKDSSEIEDIVITHDQLFQGDEEAGHYPSAAAREVHHYATALKLGLARVRERGFLRLEDVLAIQAVLEENHAGLRKLPGTVLHNPRAGEVVYEPPQSPAEIERLLGNFLEYFHRDDSDDPDPLVRMAILHFQFESIHPFYDGNGRTGRILNLLYLVLHGLLDTPVLYLSRYIVRHKADYYQGLQAVREQGAWEPWLQYMLRAVEETAHETLDKVRAIRELMQATKQRLRDELPKLYRQELLNNLFRHPYTKIDFVERDLGVSRPTAMKYLGALESAGFVRKTKLGRTNFYINEPLFALLSQ; translated from the coding sequence ATGTCTACCGCCCTGGCCCCATTGCCGCTGATCCATTCCGCCGAGCTGGAAAGCCGCGCCGTGCTGCGGCTGGCGGCACGTGCGCACCGCGCGCTGGCGGAGCTGAAGGGCTCGGTGGCGGTGATTCCCAATGAGTCGATCCTGATCGATACCCTGGCCCTGCAGGAGGCCAAGGATTCCTCCGAGATCGAGGATATCGTCATCACCCATGATCAGCTGTTCCAGGGGGACGAGGAGGCCGGTCATTACCCCAGCGCGGCGGCCAGGGAGGTGCACCATTACGCCACGGCCCTCAAGCTGGGCCTGGCGCGGGTGCGCGAGCGGGGCTTTTTGCGGCTGGAGGACGTGCTGGCGATCCAGGCCGTGCTGGAAGAAAACCACGCCGGCCTGCGCAAGCTGCCCGGTACGGTGTTGCACAACCCGCGGGCGGGCGAGGTGGTCTACGAACCGCCCCAATCGCCGGCGGAGATCGAGCGGCTGCTGGGTAACTTTCTGGAATATTTTCATCGCGACGATTCCGATGATCCCGATCCGCTGGTGCGGATGGCGATCCTCCATTTCCAGTTTGAGAGCATTCATCCTTTTTACGATGGCAACGGGCGCACCGGGCGGATTCTGAATTTATTGTATCTGGTGTTACACGGGTTGCTGGATACGCCGGTGCTGTATCTGAGCCGTTACATCGTGCGCCACAAGGCCGATTACTATCAGGGACTGCAAGCCGTGCGCGAACAGGGGGCCTGGGAGCCGTGGTTGCAGTACATGCTGCGCGCGGTGGAGGAGACCGCGCACGAGACCCTGGACAAGGTGCGAGCCATTCGCGAGCTGATGCAGGCGACCAAGCAACGCCTGCGGGATGAGCTGCCCAAACTGTATCGGCAGGAGCTGCTGAATAATCTGTTTCGCCACCCCTACACCAAAATCGACTTTGTCGAACGGGATCTGGGCGTCTCCCGGCCCACGGCGATGAAATACCTCGGCGCGCTGGAGTCAGCCGGCTTCGTGCGCAAGACCAAACTGGGGCGAACCAATTTTTATATCAATGAGCCACTGTTCGCGTTGTTGAGCCAGTGA
- a CDS encoding restriction endonuclease subunit S, protein MSDVITNNLDLWTSAILTKSGAGRGSNGKEQAYGIKKLRELILELAVRGKLVPQDPKDEPASVLLKKIAKEKARLVKEGKIRKQKPQLDIYVKEEFFEIPENWKWVRFAEIAQHNAGKTLDRGRNNGAPRDYITTSNLYWGEFDLSDVRQMLIREDELDRCTARQGDLLICEGGEAGRAAVWDEDYEVCFQNHIHRARFYCCVNSYYAYRYFEYLSATGKIENYRKGVGISNMSGKALASIVVPLPPEAEQHRIVAKVDELMALCDQLEQQQTHSLEAHQTLVETLLGTLTNVESAEGFAEAWTLIADHFGILFTTEHSIDQLKQTILQLAVMGKLVPQDPNDEPASVLLEKIAKEKARLIKDRKIKKQKPLPAIAKKEKPFALPKSWEWKRFGDITYQITDGAHHTPTYVNEGVPFLSVKDMSTGKLDFTDTRLISRVQHEDLIRRCYPKKGDLLLTKVGTTGIPVLVDTNEEFSIFVSVALIKFPQDKLVGKYLSWLVSSPIVKAQSVEGTEGVGNKNLVLRKIAAFLLAIPPVNEQHRIVAKIDELIALCNALKARLTDAQTTQIHLADAIVEQAIA, encoded by the coding sequence ATGTCCGACGTCATCACCAACAACCTCGATCTCTGGACCTCGGCCATCCTCACCAAATCCGGCGCCGGTCGCGGCAGCAACGGCAAGGAGCAAGCCTACGGCATCAAGAAACTGCGCGAGCTGATCCTGGAGCTGGCCGTGCGTGGCAAGCTGGTTCCGCAAGACCCCAAGGATGAGCCGGCTAGTGTGTTGCTGAAAAAGATTGCCAAAGAAAAAGCGCGGTTGGTTAAAGAAGGAAAAATAAGGAAACAAAAACCACAACTAGATATTTATGTCAAAGAAGAATTTTTTGAGATACCGGAAAATTGGAAATGGGTACGATTCGCTGAAATTGCACAACATAATGCAGGGAAAACACTCGATCGTGGACGAAACAATGGAGCGCCGAGAGATTACATAACGACATCTAATTTGTACTGGGGAGAATTCGATCTTTCCGATGTTCGGCAGATGCTTATCCGCGAGGATGAGCTTGATAGATGCACAGCTCGACAAGGCGACTTATTGATTTGCGAGGGTGGCGAAGCGGGCAGAGCAGCTGTATGGGATGAAGACTACGAAGTTTGTTTCCAGAATCACATCCATCGAGCAAGGTTTTATTGTTGTGTGAATTCATATTACGCATATCGATATTTTGAGTATTTAAGTGCAACAGGAAAAATTGAGAATTATAGGAAAGGTGTTGGTATTTCCAATATGTCAGGTAAGGCGCTTGCATCAATTGTTGTACCACTGCCGCCAGAAGCCGAACAACACCGCATCGTCGCCAAAGTCGACGAACTCATGGCTCTCTGCGACCAACTGGAGCAACAACAAACCCACAGTCTCGAAGCCCACCAGACCCTGGTCGAAACCCTGCTCGGCACGCTGACTAACGTCGAGTCTGCAGAAGGATTCGCCGAAGCCTGGACCCTCATCGCCGACCACTTCGGCATCCTCTTCACCACCGAACACAGCATAGACCAACTCAAACAAACCATCCTTCAACTCGCCGTCATGGGAAAACTCGTCCCACAAGACCCCAACGACGAACCGGCGAGTGTGTTGCTGGAAAAAATCGCCAAAGAAAAAGCGCGGTTGATTAAAGATCGAAAAATTAAGAAACAAAAACCACTACCTGCAATAGCTAAAAAAGAAAAGCCGTTTGCCCTCCCGAAATCTTGGGAGTGGAAGAGATTTGGAGACATTACTTATCAAATAACTGATGGCGCCCATCATACACCAACTTATGTAAATGAAGGCGTCCCATTTTTGTCAGTAAAGGATATGAGCACTGGTAAGCTCGACTTTACCGATACTCGCCTCATATCTCGGGTGCAACATGAAGATCTGATTAGGCGCTGTTATCCAAAGAAAGGTGATTTGCTTCTAACGAAAGTAGGCACCACTGGTATCCCTGTGCTCGTAGATACAAATGAAGAATTCAGCATTTTCGTTAGTGTTGCATTAATAAAATTCCCGCAAGATAAACTTGTTGGGAAGTATTTATCATGGTTAGTAAGTTCACCTATAGTAAAAGCGCAATCAGTAGAGGGTACAGAGGGCGTCGGGAATAAGAATCTCGTATTAAGAAAAATTGCAGCATTTTTGTTGGCTATTCCACCAGTAAATGAACAACACCGCATTGTCGCCAAGATCGACGAACTCATAGCCCTGTGCAACGCCCTCAAAGCGCGCCTCACCGATGCCCAGACCACCCAAATCCACCTCGCCGACGCCATTGTTGAACAGGCTATAGCATGA
- a CDS encoding zeta toxin family protein, whose amino-acid sequence MVLTQEEKKIEEEALAFAREHKKLIAQRLTDPNRFIPEDDPVSVFMAGSPGAGKTEASIELLAAVEADGAEILRIDPDDLRYEFPDYEGGNSWLFQKAVSVLVEKIHDMALKQKQSFLLDGTLSNYEKAEQNIARSLKKGRVVQILYVYQDPMLAWEFVTSRETVEGRRINPEHFIEQYFAARKVVNQLKKKFGSDLKVDLLLKNTDNTHRLYKAGVDRIDNHIPEKYTSTDLRELLGLN is encoded by the coding sequence TTGGTGCTGACACAGGAGGAGAAAAAAATAGAAGAAGAGGCCCTGGCCTTTGCACGAGAGCACAAAAAACTGATTGCTCAGAGGCTGACCGATCCAAACCGTTTTATCCCTGAAGACGATCCTGTCTCCGTGTTTATGGCCGGATCACCAGGCGCCGGCAAGACCGAAGCCTCTATCGAGCTGCTCGCTGCGGTCGAGGCGGATGGTGCGGAAATCCTGCGGATTGACCCTGATGATCTTCGCTATGAGTTCCCTGATTATGAAGGGGGAAATTCCTGGTTGTTTCAAAAAGCGGTATCCGTCCTGGTCGAGAAAATTCATGACATGGCGCTCAAACAAAAGCAAAGTTTTTTGCTGGACGGAACGCTAAGTAACTATGAAAAGGCCGAGCAGAATATCGCTCGCTCCCTGAAAAAAGGGCGAGTGGTTCAAATTCTGTATGTCTACCAGGACCCTATGCTCGCGTGGGAGTTTGTTACCAGCCGGGAGACGGTCGAAGGTCGTCGGATTAATCCGGAACATTTTATCGAGCAGTATTTTGCCGCGCGGAAGGTTGTAAACCAGCTCAAGAAAAAATTTGGTTCAGATTTAAAGGTTGATTTATTGCTCAAGAATACCGATAACACACATAGACTGTACAAGGCGGGCGTGGACCGGATTGACAACCATATACCGGAAAAATATACTTCGACAGACCTTAGAGAACTACTGGGTCTAAACTAG